Proteins encoded together in one Quercus lobata isolate SW786 chromosome 3, ValleyOak3.0 Primary Assembly, whole genome shotgun sequence window:
- the LOC115980462 gene encoding uncharacterized protein LOC115980462 produces MKLDKKRIRPFTLPLVNFTGDRIVLKGIVILTVIAGTYSAQVTKEIDFLIVNCPSTYNIILGRPALNKLKAVTSIYHLKVKFPTAYGIGEIKGDQVLARECYQVALASGENHTWVMNELEPIPESSKIPQEIEIVLGDSTKVLKIKTILLASKKEKMISFLRANQDVFTWKHEDMPKIDRKIIQYRLNVNPECKPIQQKRRIFSLEHNKAVTEEVEKLLEADFIREVFYSDWLANVIMVKKSDDKCRMCIDFIDLNKACPKDSFPLPRIDQLVDSTARHKLLSFMDLFSGYNQILMDEDDQEKTSFVTSQGLYCYKIGRNVEVYVDDMLVKSKDEANHLDDLKEIFNTLRKFLGFMMSQRGIEANPDKVKAIIEVKSPKIVKEGGLDPRIMQYIYASSLIELFKVPDIEVDHALITALVERWRSETHTFHLPHREMGITLQDIEVMLGILVDVLPVTGRADHQWNVVC; encoded by the exons ATGAAGTTGGATAAGAAAAGGATCAGGCCTTTCACCTTGCCTTTGGTAAACTTTACAGGGGATAGAATCGTCCTTAAAGGCATCGTCATTCTAACTGTGATCGCAGGAACTTACTCAGCACAAGTCACcaaggaaattgatttccttATAGTTAATTGCCCCTCAACATACAACATCATCTTGGGAAGACCTGCACTCAACAAACTAAAAGCAGTGACATCAATATATCACTTGAAGGTGAAGTTTCCAACAGCCTATGGAATAGGAGAGATCAAAGGAGATCAAGTTCTGGCAAGAGAATGCTATCAAGTTGCCCTAGCATCGGGAGAGAACCACACATGGGTAATGAATGAACTAGAACCCATTCCTGAATCGTCAAAAATACCACAAGAAATTGAGATCGTCCTAGGAGATTCAACAAAGGTATTGAAGATCAAAACAATACTCCTAGcctcaaagaaagagaaaatgatctCTTTCCTAAGGGCAAACCAAGATGTTTTCACTTGGAAACATGAGGATATGCCCAAGATTGATAGGAAGATCATACAGTATCGTCTCAACGTCAACCCAGAGTGCAAACCTATACAACAAAAACGGAGAATATTTTCATTAGAACACAACAAAGCTGTGACTGAGGAAGTAGAGAAGCTACTAGAGGCTGATTTCATCAGGGAGGTATTCTATTCAGATTGGCTAGCAAACGTGATTATGGTAAAAAAGAGCGACGACAAGTGCAGAATGTGCATTGATTTCATAGACCTGAATAAGGCCTGCCCAAAAGACAGCTTCCCTTTGCCAAGGATTGACCAATTGGTAGACTCAACTGCTAGACACAAGCTATTGAGTTTCATGGATTTATTCTCTGGATACAACCAAATTCTTATGGACGAAGacgatcaagagaagacctcaTTTGTCACTAGCCAGGGATTATACTGCTATAAG ATTGGAAGGAATGTGGAGGTATACGTggatgacatgctggtgaaaagcAAGGACGAAGCCAACCACTTGGATGATCTCAAAGAAATCTTCAATACACTAC gaaaattcttgggattcatgaTGTCCCAACGAGGAATAGAGGCAAATCCAGACAAAGTAAAAGCAATAATTGAggtcaaatcaccaaaaatagtGAAGGAG GGTGGGCTAGACCCACGTATCATGCAATACATATATGCATCAAGTTTAATCGAGCTATTCAAGGTTCCTGATATAGAGGTCGACCATGCCTTAATCACAGCCTTGGTCGAGCGGTGGCGTTCGGAGACGCACACGTTCCACTTACCCCATAGAGAAATGGGTATCACCTTGCAAGATATAGAGGTGATGCTGGGGATTCTGGTGGATGTGTTGCCTGTCACTGGGAGGGCAGACCACCAATGGAACGTGGTGTGCTGA